From Tiliqua scincoides isolate rTilSci1 chromosome 2, rTilSci1.hap2, whole genome shotgun sequence, the proteins below share one genomic window:
- the ING4 gene encoding inhibitor of growth protein 4 isoform X2 has protein sequence MAAGMYLEHYLDSIENLPFELQRNFQLMRDLDQRTEDLKSEIDKLATEYISNARTLSSEEKLGLLKQIQEAYGKCKEFGDDKVQLAMQTYEMVDKHIRRLDTDLARFEADLKEKQIESSDYDSSSSKGKKKGRAQKEKKAARARSKGKNSDEEAPKTAQKKLKLVRTTEYGMPSVTFGNVHPSDVLDMPVDPNEPTYCLCHQVSYGEMIGCDNPDCSIEWFHFACVGLTTKPRGKWFCPRCSQERKKK, from the exons ATGGCGGCGGGGATGTACCTGGAGCACTACCTGGACA gcatTGAAAACCTGCCATTTGAGCTACAGAGAAACTTCCAGCTGATGCGAGACCTAGACCAGCGAACTGAAG ATCTGAAATCAGAGATTGATAAATTGGCCACAGAATACATCAGCAACGCACGGACGCTATCTTCAGAGGAGAAACTGGGGCTTCTCAAGCAAATCCAAGAGGCCTATGGGAAGTGCAAGGAGTTTGGGGATGACAAAGTGCAGCTGGCTATGCAGACTTATGAGATG GTGGATAAGCACATTCGACGGTTAGACACAGATCTTGCCCGGTTTGAAGCTGATTTGAAAGAGAAACAGATTGAATCAAGTGATTATGACAGTTCATCTAGCAAAGGCAAAAAGA AAGGCCGGGCCCAGAAGGAGAAGAAAGCTGCTCGTGCTCGCTCCAAGGGGAAGAACTCTGATGAGGAGGCACCAAAGACAGCCCAGAAGAAGCTGAAATTAGTCCGCAC CACAGAGTATGGGATGCCTTCAGTTACCTTTGGAAACGTTCACCCCTCTGACGTCCTGGATATGCCTGTGGACCCCAATGAGCCCACCTACTGCCTCTGCCATCAGGTCTCCTATGGGGAGATGATTGGTTGCGACAATCCTGAT TGTTCCATTGAGTGGTTCCACTTTGCTTGTGTGGGCTTGACGACAAAACCAAGAGGGAAATG GTTTTGCCCTCGCTGTTCccaggaaaggaagaagaaataa
- the ING4 gene encoding inhibitor of growth protein 4 isoform X1, which translates to MAAGMYLEHYLDSIENLPFELQRNFQLMRDLDQRTEDLKSEIDKLATEYISNARTLSSEEKLGLLKQIQEAYGKCKEFGDDKVQLAMQTYEMVDKHIRRLDTDLARFEADLKEKQIESSDYDSSSSKGKKKGRAQKEKKAARARSKGKNSDEEAPKTAQKKLKLVRTSTEYGMPSVTFGNVHPSDVLDMPVDPNEPTYCLCHQVSYGEMIGCDNPDCSIEWFHFACVGLTTKPRGKWFCPRCSQERKKK; encoded by the exons ATGGCGGCGGGGATGTACCTGGAGCACTACCTGGACA gcatTGAAAACCTGCCATTTGAGCTACAGAGAAACTTCCAGCTGATGCGAGACCTAGACCAGCGAACTGAAG ATCTGAAATCAGAGATTGATAAATTGGCCACAGAATACATCAGCAACGCACGGACGCTATCTTCAGAGGAGAAACTGGGGCTTCTCAAGCAAATCCAAGAGGCCTATGGGAAGTGCAAGGAGTTTGGGGATGACAAAGTGCAGCTGGCTATGCAGACTTATGAGATG GTGGATAAGCACATTCGACGGTTAGACACAGATCTTGCCCGGTTTGAAGCTGATTTGAAAGAGAAACAGATTGAATCAAGTGATTATGACAGTTCATCTAGCAAAGGCAAAAAGA AAGGCCGGGCCCAGAAGGAGAAGAAAGCTGCTCGTGCTCGCTCCAAGGGGAAGAACTCTGATGAGGAGGCACCAAAGACAGCCCAGAAGAAGCTGAAATTAGTCCGCAC CAGCACAGAGTATGGGATGCCTTCAGTTACCTTTGGAAACGTTCACCCCTCTGACGTCCTGGATATGCCTGTGGACCCCAATGAGCCCACCTACTGCCTCTGCCATCAGGTCTCCTATGGGGAGATGATTGGTTGCGACAATCCTGAT TGTTCCATTGAGTGGTTCCACTTTGCTTGTGTGGGCTTGACGACAAAACCAAGAGGGAAATG GTTTTGCCCTCGCTGTTCccaggaaaggaagaagaaataa
- the ING4 gene encoding inhibitor of growth protein 4 isoform X3 has product MAAGMYLEHYLDSIENLPFELQRNFQLMRDLDQRTEDLKSEIDKLATEYISNARTLSSEEKLGLLKQIQEAYGKCKEFGDDKVQLAMQTYEMVDKHIRRLDTDLARFEADLKEKQIESSDYDSSSSKGKKSRAQKEKKAARARSKGKNSDEEAPKTAQKKLKLVRTSTEYGMPSVTFGNVHPSDVLDMPVDPNEPTYCLCHQVSYGEMIGCDNPDCSIEWFHFACVGLTTKPRGKWFCPRCSQERKKK; this is encoded by the exons ATGGCGGCGGGGATGTACCTGGAGCACTACCTGGACA gcatTGAAAACCTGCCATTTGAGCTACAGAGAAACTTCCAGCTGATGCGAGACCTAGACCAGCGAACTGAAG ATCTGAAATCAGAGATTGATAAATTGGCCACAGAATACATCAGCAACGCACGGACGCTATCTTCAGAGGAGAAACTGGGGCTTCTCAAGCAAATCCAAGAGGCCTATGGGAAGTGCAAGGAGTTTGGGGATGACAAAGTGCAGCTGGCTATGCAGACTTATGAGATG GTGGATAAGCACATTCGACGGTTAGACACAGATCTTGCCCGGTTTGAAGCTGATTTGAAAGAGAAACAGATTGAATCAAGTGATTATGACAGTTCATCTAGCAAAGGCAAAAAGA GCCGGGCCCAGAAGGAGAAGAAAGCTGCTCGTGCTCGCTCCAAGGGGAAGAACTCTGATGAGGAGGCACCAAAGACAGCCCAGAAGAAGCTGAAATTAGTCCGCAC CAGCACAGAGTATGGGATGCCTTCAGTTACCTTTGGAAACGTTCACCCCTCTGACGTCCTGGATATGCCTGTGGACCCCAATGAGCCCACCTACTGCCTCTGCCATCAGGTCTCCTATGGGGAGATGATTGGTTGCGACAATCCTGAT TGTTCCATTGAGTGGTTCCACTTTGCTTGTGTGGGCTTGACGACAAAACCAAGAGGGAAATG GTTTTGCCCTCGCTGTTCccaggaaaggaagaagaaataa
- the LOC136638617 gene encoding transcription factor HES-7.1-B-like, producing MMNLKRADSEALLRETPVLRGCNWRGPHLEQPKRLVYKKIIKPLMEKKRRDRIAHSLNQLKSLLLDSSSQSYKPLSNSRMGKAALLEMTVQRIQTLQLLGMVAEDRGFHTGYSYCASLVQAFLISEIQQHLEAPCHSNSASSPTCDTLSLTMPPPASKPEKNFSWSDQCLASPDLRCLARSVPPVILNRQGSQVFWRPWST from the exons ATGATGAACCTCAAGAGAGCAGACAGTGAAGCTCTACTGAGGGAGACACCAGTGCTAAGGGGATGCAACTGGAGAGGTCCACACTTGGAACAGCCAAAACGTCTGGTCTACAAAAAG ATCATCAAACCACTAATGGAAAAGAAGCGACGGGATCGCATTGCCCACTCTCTGAACCAGCTGAAGAGTCTTCTGTTAGACAGCTCCAGCCAAAGTTACAAG CCTCTTTCTAATTCTCGCATGGGCAAGGCAGCTCTTCTGGAAATGACTGTGCAGCGGATCCAAACATTGCAACTATTGGGTATGG TGGCAGAAGACAGGGGCTTCCACACAGGATACTCCTACTGTGCCTCTCTTGTTCAAGCCTTCCTCATCTCAGAGATACAGCAGCATCTAGAAGCTCCCTGCCACTCAAATTCTGCATCCAGTCCCACTTGTGACACCCTCTCACTCACAATGCCTCCACCAGCCTCTAAGCCAGAAAAGAACTTCAGCTGGAGTGATCAGTGCCTGGCTTCTCCTGACCTCAGATGTTTGGCAAGATCTGTCCCTCCTGTGATCCTGAACAGACAAGGATCTCAAGTATTTTGGCGACCCTGGTCCACCTGA